In a genomic window of Canis lupus dingo isolate Sandy chromosome 35, ASM325472v2, whole genome shotgun sequence:
- the SOX4 gene encoding transcription factor SOX-4: protein MVQQTNNAENTEALLAGESSDSGAGLELGIASSPTPGSTASTGGKADDPSWCKTPSGHIKRPMNAFMVWSQIERRKIMEQSPDMHNAEISKRLGKRWKLLKDSDKIPFIREAERLRLKHMADYPDYKYRPRKKVKSGNANAGAGAAAAAASKPGEKGDKVGGGGGGGSGGGGGAGGGGGGASGGGANSKPAQKKSCGSKAAGGAGGAGGGGGKPHAKLVLAGGKAAAAGAAASSSFAAEQQAGAAALLPLGAAAAAAAADHHSLYKARTPSAAAAASASTSTAAAAAPAGLAAPGKHLADKKVKRVYLFGGLGAASPSPVGGVGAGAGAGAGAGADPSDPLGLYEEGAAGCSPDAPSLSGRSSAASSPAAGRSPADHRSYASLRAASPAPSSAPSHASSSHSSSSSSSGSSSSDDEFEDDLLDLNPSSNFESMSLGSFSSSSALDRDLDFNFEPGSGSHFEFPDYCTPEVSEMISGDWLESSISNLVFTY from the coding sequence ATGGTGCAGCAAACCAACAACGCCGAGAACACGGAAGCGCTGCTGGCCGGCGAGAGCTCGGACTCGGGCGCCGGCCTGGAGCTGGGCATCGCGTCCTCCCCCACGCCCGGCTCCACCGCCTCCACGGGCGGCAAGGCCGACGACCCGAGCTGGTGCAAGACGCCGAGCGGCCACATCAAGCGGCCCATGAACGCCTTCATGGTGTGGTCGCAGATCGAGCGGCGCAAGATCATGGAGCAGTCGCCCGACATGCACAACGCCGAGATCTCCAAGCGGCTGGGCAAGCGCTGGAAGCTGCTCAAGGACAGCGACAAGATCCCGTTCATCCGGGAGGCGGAGCGGCTGCGCCTCAAGCACATGGCTGACTACCCCGACTACAAGTACCGGCCGAGGAAGAAGGTGAAGTCCGGCAACGCCaacgcgggcgcgggcgcggcggccgccgccgcctccaaGCCCGGGGAGAAGGGCGACAAGgtcgggggcggcggcggcggcggcagcggcggcggcggcggcgcggggggaggaggcggcggcgcgaGCGGCGGCGGCGCCAACTCCAAACCCGCGCAGAAAAAGAGCTGCGGCTCCaaggcggcgggcggcgcgggcggcgcgggcggcgggggcggcaaGCCGCACGCCAAGCTCGTCCTGGCGGGCGGGaaggcggcggccgcgggcgccGCGGCGTCCTCGTCGTTCGCGGCCGAGCAGCAGGCGGGGGCCGCGGCCCTGCTGCCCctgggcgccgccgccgccgccgccgccgccgaccACCACTCGCTGTACAAGGCGCGGACTCCcagcgcggcggccgcggcctcggcctccacctccaccgccgccgccgccgccccggccggcCTCGCGGCGCCCGGCAAGCACCTGGCCGACAAGAAGGTGAAGCGCGTGTACCTGTTCGGCGGCCTGGGCGCCGCGTCCCCGTCGCCCGTGGGCGGCGTGGGCGCGGGCGCgggagcgggcgcgggcgcgggcgccgaCCCCAGCGACCCCCTGGGCCTGTACGAGGAGGGGGCCGCGGGCTGCTCGCCCGACGCGCCGAGCCTGAGCGGCCGCAGCAGCGCCGCCTCCTCGCCCGCCGCCGGCCGCTCGCCCGCCGACCACCGCAGCTACGCCAGCCTGCGCGCCGCCTCGCCCGCCCCGTCCAGCGCGCCCTCGCACGCGTCCTCGTCCCactcgtcctcgtcctcgtcctcgggCTCCTCGTCCTCCGACGACGAGTTCGAAGACGACCTGCTCGACCTGAACCCCAGCTCGAACTTTGAGAGCATGTCCCTGGGCAGTTTCAGCTCGTCGTCGGCGCTGGACCGGGACCTGGACTTTAACTTCGAGCCCGGCTCCGGCTCGCACTTCGAGTTCCCGGACTACTGCACGCCCGAGGTGAGCGAGATGATCTCGGGAGACTGGCTCGAGTCCAGCATCTCCAACCTGGTCTTCACCTACTGA